The Phragmites australis chromosome 15, lpPhrAust1.1, whole genome shotgun sequence genome window below encodes:
- the LOC133893153 gene encoding probable LRR receptor-like serine/threonine-protein kinase RPK1 — translation MAGHRRSTVYSATTATLFVLQLLTAAFSSFSLPSQEQDRSALLQLKSGLFSGDLLCNWSLEPGVHHCSWTGVTCEARSRRVVALSLPSRADRRLAWELSPAVARLTELKVLSFPSVGLGGEIPQEVWRLQRLEVLNLAGNALRGHLPATFPEGLKSLDLYGNRLSGRIPPALGNCAALRHLRLSSNSLDGSIPQQIGKLAKLRVLELSGNRLSGGVPPEICHCRDLVKMDLGRNFLDGQVPSGLEELKSLKFLSLAGNNFSGEIPSGLGQLRSLKFLNLSTNALSGVVRLHLVALRNHTVLLLDNNKLSGEIPASAAPLSSLLGVNVSSVTGATSDVNPSPQHTELFIVSSTLSSKRVLAEANPGTPPDGSSSGGGLGTTEIAAIASASVIIVTLLVVVILCICTRKWTLRPSRRSFRIREVKVFDNVDIGAPLTYETVVHATGNFNASNCIGNGGFGATYRAEIAPGVLVAIKKLAIGKQHGDKEFQAEVKILGQCRHPNLVTLLGYHISDSEMFLIYNYLPGGNLERFIQERTKRPISWRRLHKIALDVGHALAYIHDECVPRILHRDVKPNNILLDNECNAYLSDFGLARLLRNSETHATTDVAGTFGYVAPEYAMTCRVSDKADVYSYGVVLLELISDKKALDPSFSPYGNGFNIVTWALKLIQRGRVREFFIEGLWDKAPHDDLVEFLNLAVQCTGESLSSRPTMKHVVRRLRELRPPSY, via the coding sequence ATGGCCGGCCATCGCCGGAGCACAGTTTACTCCGCCACCACGGCCACCCTTTTCGTTCTCCAACTTCTCaccgccgccttctcctccttctctttgCCATCCCAAGAGCAGGACAGGTCGGCGCTGCTCCAGCTCAAGAGCGGCCTCTTCTCTGGCGACCTTCTCTGTAACTGGTCGCTGGAACCCGGCGTCCACCACTGCTCCTGGACGGGGGTCACCTGCGAAGCGCGGTCCCGCCGCGTCGTGGCCCTCTCACTCCCGTCCCGAGCCGACCGGCGCCTCGCCTGGGAGCTGTCACCGGCGGTGGCTCGCCTCACCGAGCTCAAGGTTCTCTCCTTCCCCTCCGTCGGTCTCGGAGGAGAGATTCCTCAAGAAGTCTGGCGACTCCAGCGCCTCGAGGTGCTCAACCTCGCCGGTAACGCCCTCCGTGGCCACCTGCCGGCTACCTTCCCCGAGGGCTTGAAAAGCTTGGACCTTTACGGCAACCGGCTGTCCGGGAGAATCCCACCGGCGCTGGGGAACTGCGCGGCGCTCCGGCATCTTCGGCTGTCTTCGAATTCGTTGGATGGTTCCATTCCGCAGCAGATTGGGAAGCTTGCAAAGCTGCGGGTTCTGGAGTTGTCGGGGAACAGGTTGTCCGGCGGCGTTCCGCCGGAGATCTGCCATTGTAGGGACCTTGTCAAGATGGACCTCGGCAGAAATTTCCTTGATGGTCAGGTGCCCTCCGGTCTCGAGGAGCTCAAGAGCTTGAAATTTCTCTCATTAGCTGGGAACAATTTCAGTGGTGAGATACCTTCCGGTTTGGGCCAGCTGAGGTCACTGAAGTTTCTAAATTTGTCTACTAATGCTCTATCAGGGGTGGTTCGTCTGCATCTTGTGGCACTGCGAAATCACACTGTTCTACTGCTTGATAACAACAAGCTCTCTGGGGAGATACCTGCTTCTGCTGCTCCTTTGTCATCACTTCTAGGAGTTAATGTTTCCTCAGTGACAGGTGCTACTTCAGATGTAAACCCATCACCACAGCACACTGAACTGTTTATAGTTTCCAGCACATTGAGCAGTAAGCGAGTGCTGGCTGAGGCGAATCCGGGCACTCCACCTGATGGCAGCAGCAGTGGTGGTGGTTTGGGAACCACAGAGATTGCTGCCATAGCTTCAGCATCAGTCATTATCGTGACTCTGTTAGTTGTGGTCATCCTGTGCATCTGCACAAGAAAATGGACTCTGAGGCCATCAAGACGTTCTTTCAGGATAAGGGAAGTCAAGGTTTTTGATAATGTTGATATTGGAGCTCCCCTGACTTATGAAACAGTTGTGCACGCCACTGGGAATTTTAATGCTAGCAATTGCATTGGGAATGGAGGCTTTGGTGCAACATACAGAGCCGAGATTGCACCTGGAGTTCTTGTGGCGATAAAGAAGCTTGCAATCGGGAAGCAGCACGGTGACAAGGAGTTCCAAGCAGAAGTGAAAATCCTTGGGCAGTGCCGTCATCCTAATCTTGTCACTCTCTTAGGGTACCATATCAGTGATTCAGAGATGTTTCTGATATACAACTATTTGCCGGGTGGAAACTTGGAAAGGTTCATACAAGAGAGAACTAAGAGGCCAATCAGTTGGAGAAGGCTTCACAAAATCGCTCTGGATGTCGGCCATGCTCTTGCATACATACATGACGAGTGCGTCCCTCGCATTCTGCACCGAGATGTCAAGCCAAACAACATACTGCTCGACAATGAATGCAATGCTTATCTTTCTGATTTCGGCTTAGCAAGGCTTCTTCGGAACTCAGAAACACATGCGACCACTGATGTTGCTGGTACTTTTGGTTATGTTGCACCCGAGTATGCAATGACATGTCGGGTGTCTGACAAGGCAGATGTGTATAGCTATGGAGTAGtacttcttgaattgatttcAGATAAGAAAGCACTGGACCCGTCATTTTCTCCATATGGAAATGGTTTCAACATTGTTACTTGGGCTCTTAAGCTTATCCAAAGAGGCAGAGTTCGTGAATTCTTCATCGAGGGTCTGTGGGATAAGGCCCCACATGATGATCTGGTTGAGTTCTTAAACCTGGCGGTCCAGTGCACAGGGGAATCTCTTTCTTCTAGGCCCACAATGAAGCATGTAGTTCGACGTCTAAGGGAACTCCGACCACCTTCTTACTAG